A genomic segment from Spinacia oleracea cultivar Varoflay chromosome 3, BTI_SOV_V1, whole genome shotgun sequence encodes:
- the LOC130469835 gene encoding protein phosphatase 2C 37-like, with the protein MVGDGSLEAAAMAAHLQFHTSSFNLKLLSPLIHFNDQYKKALEEDPSVFDYDGVYDDIKSKMVQSKAEDRQQRQSAYKAFSNKDFSRDIRSMPADFQKRRELLADSGLETLSYSTELRVKEENIEWTETMSRSFKLMDSEVGERTKNNTGPTTSTSCRCELQTPQCDAVGSTTVVSVVTPEKIVVSNSGDSRDVLCRKGVAIPLSSNHKVEVEG; encoded by the exons ATGGTGGGTGATGGCTCCTTGGAGGCGGCGGCGATGGCGGCTCACCTTCAATTTCATACTTCCAGTTTTAATCTCAAGCTTCTCTCTCCACTCATTCATTTCA ACGATCAGTACAAGAAAGCGTTAGAAGAAGACCCTTCCGTATTTGATTATGATGGTGTTTATGATGATATAAAATCGAAAATGGTTCAGTCGAAAGCCGAAGATAGACAGCAACGCCAG TCTGCATATAAAGCTTTCTCAAACAAGGATTTCAGCAGGGATATTCGGAGCATGCCAGCTGACTTTCAGAAACGAAGAGAGCTGCTAGCTGACAGTGGTTTGGAAACTCTCTCTTACTCAACG GAACTCCGCGTT AAAGAAGAAAATATCGAGTGGACTGAGACGATGTCTCGGAGCTTTAAGTTGATGGACAGCGAGGTAGGAGAGAGAACAAAGAACAACACCGGCCCTACGACGTCAACGAGTTGTCGTTGTGAGTTGCAAACACCTCAGTGCGACGCCGTGGGATCTACCACCGTTGTCTCTGTTGTAACCCCAGAGAAAATCGTCGTATCTAATAGCGGCGATTCACGCGATGTCCTTTGCCGTAAAGGCGTCGCAATTCCTCTATCTTCCAATCATAAG GTCGAAGTTGAAGGATGA
- the LOC110774815 gene encoding protein DETOXIFICATION 12 isoform X2 — protein MASALETLSGQAYGAQQYRKLGTQTYTAIFSLTLVCIPLSVLWIFMGKVLVFVGQDPSISHEAGKFSTYLLPALFAYAVLQPLVRFFQSQSLIMPMVASSCATLCLHIPLCWALVFKSGLGNLGGAVAMGISNWLNVTFLVLYMKFSPSCAATRSPLSMEIFHGIGEFFRLAIPSAIMICLEWWSFELLILLSGLLPKPELETSVLSVCLTTISTLYAIPYGVGAAASTRVSNELGAGNPQGARTAACGVVVIAVANGVFVSSVLFATRKIFGFTFSSEKEVVDYVTTMAPLICVSVIIDSLQGVLSGIARGCGWQHIGAFVNLAAFYLFGIPIAAILGFWVNMRGRGLWIGILSGATVQTLLLTIITCCTNWEKAANKAWERMSKTSYGSETNVDEQQQLIN, from the exons ATGGCAAGCGCATTAGAGACTCTAAGTGGACAAGCTTATGGAGCACAACAGTACAGGAAATTGGGAACACAAACATACACTGCCATTTTCTCTCTTACATTAGTGTGCATCCCACTCTCTGTCCTATGGATTTTCATGGGAAAGGTCCTCGTTTTTGTTGGACAAGATCCTTCAATATCGCATGAAGCTGGTAAATTTTCAACATACCTTTTGCCTGCCCTCTTCGCTTATGCAGTTCTTCAACCTCTAGTTAGGTTCTTCCAATCCCAAAGTTTGATCATGCCAATGGTTGCAAGTTCCTGTGCTACTCTATGCCTCCACATACCCCTTTGTTGGGCTTTGGTATTCAAGTCTGGGCTAGGAAACCTTGGTGGTGCTGTTGCTATGGGTATATCAAATTGGTTGAATGTAACTTTTCTAGTCTTGTATATGAAGTTCTCTCCCTCGTGTGCTGCTACTCGTTCTCCACTCTCCATGGAAATTTTCCATGGAATCGGGGAGTTTTTCCGCTTAGCTATTCCTTCTGCTATAATGATTTG CTTAGAATGGTGGTCATTTGAGCTGCTGATCTTACTATCAGGCCTTCTACCCAAGCCAGAACTTGAGACTTCTGTTCTCTCTGTGTG CTTGACAACTATTTCAACACTTTATGCAATACCTTATGGAGTAGGAGCTGCTGCAAG CACCAGAGTCTCCAATGAACTTGGGGCTGGAAACCCACAGGGAGCTCGTACAGCTGCTTGTGGAGTTGTGGTGATTGCTGTGGCAAATGGTGTTTTTGTAAGCTCAGTCCTTTTTGCTACACGGAAAATTTTTGGCTTCACTTTCAGCAGTGAGAAGGAAGTTGTAGATTATGTCACCACAATGGCACCTTTGATCTGTGTTAGTGTTATAATTGACAGCCTACAAGGTGTTCTTTCAG GTATTGCTCGAGGATGTGGTTGGCAACATATAGGTGCTTTTGTGAATCTTGCTGCTTTCTATCTTTTCGGAATTCCAATTGCAGCAATATTAGGCTTCTGGGTGAATATGAGAGGAAGAGGCCTTTGGATTGGAATCCTGTCTGGTGCTACTGTGCAGACATTGCTTCTGACTATCATAACATGTTGTACAAATTGGGAAAAGGCG GCAAATAAAGCATGGGAAAGAATGTCCAAAACAAGTTACGGATCAGAAACAAATGTAGATGAGCAACAACAGTTGATTAACTAG